From one Streptomyces spiramyceticus genomic stretch:
- a CDS encoding NAD-glutamate dehydrogenase, whose translation MQTKLDEAKAELLARAARVAEHSPAGGQPSTGSTRAGAPDRDTTLAYLQRYYLHTAPEDLADRDPVDVFGAALSHYRLAENRPQGTANVRVHTPTVEENGWTCSHSVVEVVTDDMPFLVDSVTNELSRQGRGIHVVIHPQVVVRRDVTGKLIEVLTAEKAGSAAGKKKLPHDAFIESWIHVEFDRETDRSDLKQITADLLRVLSDVREAVEDWEKMRDAALRIGDELPSEPTADDLRDQEVDEARELLRWLSADHFTFLGYREYDLVNGDALAAVPGTGLGILRSDPHHSGDDAHAHPVSPSFSRLPADARAKAREHKLLVLTKANSRSTVHRPSYLDYVGVKRFDADGNVIGERRFLGLFSSAAYTESVRRVPVIRRKVAEVLDSAGFSPNSHDGRDLLQILETYPRDELFQTPVDQLTSIVTSVLYLQERRRLRLYLRQDEYGRYYSAIVYLPRDRYTTGVRLRLIDILKEELGGISVDFTAWNTESVLSRLHFVVRVPPGTELPHLTDADTERIEARLVEAARSWADGFAEALNAECGEERAAELLRRYGHAFPEGYKADHSPRAAVADLVHLEHLTKGRKDFALSLYEPVGAGPNERRFKIYRIGEQVSLSAVLPVLQRLGVEVVDERPYELRCADRTHAWIYDFGLRMPKPSSNGGYLADDARDRFQDAFAAVWTGQAENDGFNALVLSAGLDWRQAMVLRAYAKYLRQAGSTFSQDYMEDTLRNNVHTTRLLVSLFEARMSPERQRAGTELTDGLLEELDGALDQVASLDEDRILRSFLTVIKATLRTSFFQTADNGEPHGYISMKFDPQAIPDLPAPRPAYEIWVYSPRVEGVHLRFGKVARGGLRWSDRREDFRTEVLGLVKAQMVKNTVIVPVGAKGGFVAKNLPDPSVDRDAWMAEGIASYKTFISALLDITDNMVAGEVVPPREVVRHDEDDTYLVVAADKGTATFSDIANEIAIAYNFWLGDAFASGGSVGYDHKGMGITARGAWESVKRHFRELGHDTQTEDFTVVGVGDMSGDVFGNGMLLSEHIRLVAAFDHRHIFIDPTPDAAVSYAERRRLFDLPRSSWADYNKTLLSAGGGIHPRTAKSIPVNAHMREALGIERGITKMTPADLMKAILKAPVDLLWNGGIGTYVKSTVESNADVGDKANDAIRVNGEDLRVKVVGEGGNLGATQLGRIEFARRGAGGEGGPRGSGGRCNTDAIDNSAGVDTSDHEVNIKILLNALVADGDMTVKQRNQLLATMTDEVGMLVLRNNYAQNVALANAVTQSPSLLHAHQRFMRKLERDGHLNRALEFLPADRQIRELLSTGRGMSQPELAVLLAYTKITVADELIKTSLPDDPHLRSLLHAYFPQALREKFGEQIDAHALRREIVTTVLVNDTVNTGGSTFLHRLREETGAAIEEIVRAQFAAREIFGLSQVWDAVEALDNKVPADVQTRIRLHSRRLVERGTRWLLGNRPQPLELGETIAFFSQGVERVWDELPKLLRGADLEWYQSILDELTEAGVPEELALRVAGFSSAFPTLDIVAIAERTDKAPMDVAEVYYDLADRLSITQLMDRIIELPRADRWQSMARASIREDLYAAHAGLTQDVLSVGNGTSTPEQRFKAWEEKNAAILGRARTTLEEIQGSDAFDLANLSVAMRTMRTMLRTRV comes from the coding sequence ATGCAGACCAAGCTGGACGAAGCCAAGGCCGAGCTGCTCGCACGGGCGGCCCGGGTAGCTGAGCACAGCCCGGCCGGGGGGCAACCTTCGACTGGGTCCACGAGGGCAGGGGCTCCCGACAGGGACACGACCCTCGCGTACCTCCAGCGCTACTACCTGCACACGGCACCCGAAGACCTGGCAGACCGCGACCCGGTCGACGTGTTCGGCGCGGCCCTCTCGCACTACCGTCTGGCGGAAAACCGCCCCCAGGGCACGGCGAATGTGCGCGTCCACACGCCGACGGTCGAGGAGAACGGCTGGACCTGCAGCCACTCCGTCGTCGAGGTCGTCACCGACGACATGCCGTTCCTGGTCGACTCCGTCACCAATGAGCTGTCCCGCCAGGGCCGCGGCATCCACGTCGTGATCCACCCGCAGGTCGTCGTACGACGCGATGTCACCGGCAAGCTGATCGAGGTCCTCACCGCCGAAAAGGCGGGCTCTGCGGCAGGCAAGAAGAAGCTGCCGCACGACGCGTTCATCGAATCCTGGATTCACGTCGAGTTCGACCGCGAGACCGACCGCTCCGACCTCAAGCAGATCACCGCCGATCTGCTCCGCGTCCTGTCCGACGTCCGCGAGGCCGTCGAGGACTGGGAGAAGATGCGCGACGCCGCGCTGCGCATCGGCGACGAGCTGCCGAGCGAGCCCACCGCCGACGACCTGCGCGACCAGGAGGTCGACGAAGCCCGCGAGCTGCTGCGCTGGCTGTCCGCCGACCACTTCACCTTCCTCGGCTACCGCGAGTACGACCTGGTCAACGGCGACGCGCTCGCCGCAGTCCCCGGCACCGGCCTCGGCATCCTCCGCTCCGACCCGCACCACAGCGGCGACGACGCGCACGCCCACCCCGTCTCGCCGTCCTTCAGCCGGCTGCCCGCCGACGCCCGCGCCAAGGCCCGCGAGCACAAGCTGCTCGTACTGACGAAGGCCAACAGCCGCTCGACCGTGCACCGGCCGAGCTACCTCGACTACGTCGGCGTGAAAAGGTTCGACGCCGACGGCAATGTCATCGGCGAGCGGCGCTTCCTCGGACTCTTCTCCTCGGCCGCGTACACCGAGTCCGTACGCCGCGTCCCCGTCATCCGCCGCAAGGTCGCCGAGGTTCTCGACAGCGCGGGCTTCTCGCCCAACAGCCACGACGGCCGCGACCTGCTCCAGATCCTGGAGACGTACCCGCGCGACGAGCTCTTCCAGACCCCCGTCGACCAGCTGACGTCCATCGTGACGAGCGTGCTCTACCTCCAGGAACGGCGTCGCCTGCGGCTGTACCTGCGACAGGACGAGTACGGCCGCTACTACTCCGCCATCGTCTACCTGCCCCGCGACCGCTACACCACCGGCGTCCGGCTGCGCCTGATCGACATCCTGAAGGAGGAGCTCGGCGGCATCAGCGTCGACTTCACCGCCTGGAACACCGAGTCGGTCCTCTCCCGCCTGCACTTCGTCGTCCGCGTCCCGCCCGGCACCGAGCTGCCCCACCTCACCGACGCCGACACCGAGCGCATCGAGGCCCGCCTGGTCGAGGCCGCCCGCTCCTGGGCCGACGGTTTCGCCGAGGCGCTGAACGCCGAGTGCGGCGAGGAGCGCGCCGCCGAGCTGCTGCGCAGATACGGTCACGCCTTCCCCGAGGGCTACAAGGCCGACCACTCGCCGCGTGCCGCCGTCGCCGACCTGGTCCACCTGGAGCACCTGACGAAGGGCCGCAAGGACTTCGCGCTCTCGCTGTACGAGCCGGTCGGCGCCGGACCCAACGAGCGCCGCTTCAAGATCTACCGGATCGGCGAGCAGGTCTCCCTCTCCGCCGTCCTGCCCGTCCTCCAGCGCCTCGGCGTCGAGGTCGTCGACGAGCGCCCGTACGAGCTGCGCTGCGCGGACCGTACACACGCGTGGATCTACGACTTCGGGCTGCGCATGCCCAAGCCGAGCAGCAACGGCGGCTACCTGGCCGACGACGCGCGTGACCGTTTCCAGGACGCCTTCGCCGCGGTGTGGACCGGGCAGGCCGAGAACGACGGCTTCAACGCCCTTGTCCTGAGCGCCGGTCTGGACTGGCGGCAGGCGATGGTGCTGCGCGCGTACGCCAAGTACCTGCGCCAGGCCGGTTCGACCTTCAGCCAGGACTACATGGAGGACACCCTCCGCAACAACGTCCACACCACTCGGCTGCTGGTGAGCCTCTTCGAGGCGCGGATGTCGCCGGAGCGGCAGCGGGCCGGTACCGAGCTGACCGACGGGCTCCTGGAGGAGCTCGACGGGGCGCTCGACCAGGTCGCCTCGCTCGACGAGGACCGCATCCTGCGGTCCTTCCTGACCGTCATCAAGGCGACGCTGCGCACCAGCTTCTTCCAGACCGCGGACAACGGCGAGCCGCACGGCTACATCTCGATGAAGTTCGACCCGCAGGCCATCCCCGACCTCCCCGCGCCCCGCCCGGCGTACGAGATCTGGGTCTACTCGCCGCGCGTCGAAGGCGTCCACCTGCGCTTCGGCAAGGTCGCCCGCGGTGGTCTGCGCTGGTCCGACCGGCGTGAGGACTTCCGTACGGAGGTGCTCGGCCTGGTCAAGGCGCAGATGGTGAAGAACACCGTCATCGTGCCGGTCGGTGCCAAGGGCGGCTTCGTCGCGAAGAACCTCCCGGACCCGTCCGTCGACCGTGACGCGTGGATGGCCGAGGGCATCGCCTCGTACAAGACCTTCATCTCGGCGCTGCTCGACATCACCGACAACATGGTGGCGGGCGAGGTCGTGCCGCCGAGGGAGGTCGTACGGCACGACGAGGACGACACGTACCTCGTCGTCGCCGCCGACAAGGGCACCGCGACCTTCTCCGACATCGCCAACGAAATCGCGATCGCCTACAACTTCTGGCTCGGCGACGCCTTCGCGTCCGGCGGTTCCGTCGGCTACGACCACAAGGGCATGGGCATCACGGCCCGCGGCGCCTGGGAGTCCGTCAAGCGGCACTTCCGCGAGCTCGGCCACGACACCCAGACCGAGGACTTCACGGTCGTCGGCGTCGGCGACATGTCCGGCGACGTCTTCGGCAACGGCATGCTGCTCTCCGAGCACATCCGCCTCGTCGCCGCCTTCGACCACCGGCACATCTTCATCGACCCGACGCCGGACGCCGCCGTCTCGTACGCCGAGCGGCGCCGCCTCTTCGACCTGCCGCGCTCGTCCTGGGCCGACTACAACAAGACGCTGCTGTCCGCAGGTGGCGGCATCCACCCGCGCACCGCCAAGTCGATCCCGGTCAACGCGCACATGCGCGAGGCTCTCGGCATCGAGCGGGGCATCACCAAGATGACCCCGGCCGATCTGATGAAGGCGATCCTCAAGGCGCCGGTGGATCTGCTGTGGAACGGCGGCATCGGTACGTACGTCAAGTCGACGGTCGAGTCGAACGCCGACGTCGGCGACAAGGCCAACGACGCGATCCGCGTCAACGGCGAGGACCTGCGGGTCAAGGTCGTCGGCGAGGGCGGCAACCTGGGCGCGACCCAGCTCGGCCGCATCGAGTTCGCGCGCCGCGGCGCCGGCGGTGAAGGCGGCCCCCGTGGTTCAGGAGGAAGGTGTAACACCGACGCCATCGACAACAGCGCCGGTGTGGACACCTCCGACCACGAGGTGAACATCAAGATCCTGCTCAACGCGCTCGTGGCCGACGGCGACATGACCGTCAAGCAGCGCAACCAGCTGCTCGCCACGATGACCGACGAGGTCGGCATGCTGGTGCTGCGCAACAACTACGCGCAGAACGTGGCCCTGGCCAACGCCGTCACCCAGTCGCCCTCGCTGCTCCACGCGCACCAGCGCTTCATGCGCAAGCTGGAGCGCGACGGCCACCTGAACCGCGCTCTCGAATTCCTGCCCGCCGACCGCCAGATCCGCGAGCTGCTGAGCACCGGCCGGGGCATGAGCCAGCCCGAGCTCGCCGTCCTGCTCGCCTACACCAAGATCACGGTGGCGGACGAGCTGATCAAGACGAGCCTGCCGGACGACCCGCACCTGCGGAGCCTGCTGCACGCGTACTTCCCCCAGGCGCTGCGCGAGAAGTTCGGCGAGCAGATCGACGCGCATGCGCTGCGCCGTGAGATCGTCACGACCGTGCTGGTCAACGACACCGTGAACACCGGTGGTTCGACCTTCCTGCACCGTCTGCGGGAGGAGACCGGGGCGGCGATCGAGGAGATCGTACGGGCGCAGTTCGCGGCCCGCGAGATCTTCGGGCTCAGCCAGGTCTGGGACGCCGTCGAGGCGCTCGACAACAAGGTCCCGGCCGACGTCCAGACCCGGATCCGGCTGCACTCGCGCCGCCTCGTCGAGCGCGGCACGCGCTGGCTGCTGGGCAACCGGCCGCAGCCGCTGGAGCTCGGCGAGACCATCGCCTTCTTCAGCCAGGGTGTGGAACGGGTCTGGGACGAGCTGCCGAAGCTGCTGCGCGGCGCGGACCTGGAGTGGTACCAGAGCATCCTGGACGAGCTGACGGAGGCGGGTGTTCCGGAGGAACTCGCGCTGCGGGTCGCCGGGTTCTCGTCGGCCTTCCCGACGCTCGACATCGTCGCGATAGCGGAGCGGACCGACAAGGCTCCGATGGATGTCGCCGAGGTGTACTACGACCTCGCCGACCGTCTCTCCATCACGCAGCTGATGGACCGGATCATCGAACTGCCGCGGGCCGACCGCTGGCAGTCCATGGCCCGTGCCTCCATCCGCGAGGACCTGTACGCGGCGCACGCCGGCCTGACGCAGGACGTGCTGTCCGTCGGCAACGGGACCTCGACGCCGGAGCAGCGCTTCAAGGCGTGGGAGGAGAAGAACGCGGCGATCCTGGGCCGCGCGCGGACCACGCTGGAGGAGATCCAGGGCTCGGACGCGTTCGACCTGGCGAACCTGTCGGTGGCGATGCGGACGATGCGGACGATGTTGCGTACGCGCGTCTGA
- a CDS encoding DJ-1/PfpI family protein, giving the protein MVAKILIVTGDAAESLEVLYPYQRLREEGYEVHIAAPTRKTLQFVVHDFEPGFDTYTEKPGYTLPADVAFSEVDAGEYAALVIPGGRAPEYLRNDGELRKILKAFFDSDKPVAQICHGPLLTAAIDGLVGRRVTAYPALELDMQAAGATFHDAEAVVDGTLVSARAWPDHPAWMREFLKVLRTKAPVT; this is encoded by the coding sequence ATGGTGGCGAAGATCCTGATCGTGACCGGCGACGCGGCAGAGTCGCTGGAGGTCCTCTACCCGTACCAACGTCTGCGCGAGGAGGGGTACGAGGTCCATATCGCGGCCCCGACCCGCAAGACGCTCCAGTTCGTGGTCCACGACTTCGAGCCCGGCTTCGACACGTACACGGAAAAGCCCGGCTACACCTTGCCGGCCGACGTCGCCTTCTCGGAAGTCGACGCGGGCGAGTACGCCGCACTGGTGATCCCCGGCGGACGCGCCCCCGAGTACCTGCGCAACGACGGAGAGCTCCGCAAGATCCTCAAGGCCTTCTTCGACTCGGACAAGCCGGTGGCCCAGATCTGCCACGGCCCACTGCTGACGGCAGCCATCGACGGCCTGGTGGGTCGGCGGGTCACGGCGTACCCGGCCCTGGAACTCGACATGCAGGCCGCCGGGGCGACCTTCCACGACGCGGAGGCAGTGGTCGACGGCACCCTGGTATCAGCCCGAGCCTGGCCGGACCACCCAGCCTGGATGCGCGAATTCCTCAAAGTGCTTCGAACGAAGGCACCGGTGACCTGA
- a CDS encoding HAD family hydrolase — protein sequence MVKHTTHLVWDWNGTLLDDISAVIGATNAAFAEIGLEPITLARYQELYCVPIPRFYERLMGRLPTDAEWVVMDEAFHRHYTERRVACALAEGVEELLLEWQSRGRSQSLLSMYGHEQLLPVVRGYGIERHFIRIDGRTGPSGGSKAAHMTRHVAALGGVASDRVVVIGDAVDDAVAAAHVGARAVLYTGGSHSRASLEQAGVPVVDTLEEAVVAAEWLTG from the coding sequence ATGGTGAAGCACACGACGCATCTGGTCTGGGACTGGAACGGCACGCTGCTCGACGACATCAGTGCGGTCATCGGCGCGACGAACGCCGCGTTCGCGGAGATCGGCCTTGAGCCGATAACGCTCGCGCGCTACCAGGAGCTGTACTGCGTGCCCATACCGCGCTTCTACGAGCGGCTCATGGGGCGGTTGCCGACCGATGCGGAGTGGGTCGTCATGGACGAGGCCTTCCACCGGCACTACACGGAACGACGGGTGGCGTGCGCGCTCGCCGAAGGCGTGGAGGAGCTGCTGCTGGAGTGGCAGTCCCGGGGCCGCAGTCAGTCGTTGCTGAGCATGTACGGGCATGAGCAGCTGCTCCCGGTGGTGCGCGGCTACGGAATCGAGCGGCACTTCATACGCATCGACGGCCGGACCGGCCCTTCCGGCGGCAGCAAGGCCGCGCACATGACCCGCCATGTCGCGGCGCTGGGCGGCGTCGCCTCGGATCGGGTGGTCGTGATCGGTGACGCGGTCGACGACGCGGTGGCGGCGGCGCATGTCGGAGCGCGGGCGGTGCTTTACACCGGGGGTTCGCACAGCAGGGCCAGCCTGGAGCAGGCGGGCGTACCGGTGGTCGACACGCTGGAGGAAGCGGTGGTTGCGGCTGAGTGGCTTACGGGATGA
- a CDS encoding DUF6912 family protein codes for MRVYVPLTLPGLAEAHKAGELGPGPLTAYAVTPGLREWYVSDDIEELEYAALNRAAAASLRLLAGDPGAARRRVVVAVDVADGQAVADPDRGLDAAGIGEVRIADAVPLKKAAAVHVDADDAEADVTAAAAALGAADHGDDDAQFTVDGAEDHELLWFGVQEIPNLIG; via the coding sequence ATGCGCGTCTACGTACCCCTGACCCTTCCTGGTCTCGCTGAGGCGCACAAAGCGGGCGAGCTCGGCCCCGGCCCGCTGACCGCATACGCCGTTACGCCGGGTCTGCGCGAGTGGTACGTCTCGGACGACATAGAGGAGCTGGAGTACGCGGCACTCAACCGGGCCGCGGCAGCGTCGCTGCGGCTGCTGGCAGGGGACCCCGGGGCCGCGCGGCGCCGGGTCGTCGTCGCCGTCGACGTGGCGGACGGGCAGGCCGTCGCCGACCCGGACCGCGGGCTCGATGCCGCCGGGATCGGCGAGGTGCGGATCGCGGACGCCGTACCGCTGAAGAAGGCGGCGGCGGTGCATGTCGACGCGGACGACGCGGAGGCCGATGTGACGGCGGCGGCCGCGGCGCTGGGGGCGGCGGACCACGGGGACGACGACGCGCAGTTCACGGTGGACGGGGCGGAGGACCACGAGCTGCTGTGGTTCGGCGTGCAGGAGATCCCGAACCTGATCGGCTGA
- a CDS encoding Rv3235 family protein, with product MSKDRTRPQGRRDQRRPGTPTARAAAAAAPTGTGAGAGAGTGTRTRTAPAAAAALRQRHHRPTPHEQFAERLLAVLSGRRPVHWMLGHTIGEAYEQLVQLAPRTPLRTRGTLPVVRRCGGFHPRPGVVEAFASIAAGEQVRAMAFRLERGQDLRWRCAAVEIGGTPSGTTDATRARA from the coding sequence ATGAGCAAGGACAGGACCAGGCCGCAGGGACGCCGGGACCAGCGCAGGCCGGGCACACCCACAGCAAGGGCCGCAGCCGCAGCCGCACCCACAGGCACCGGAGCAGGCGCTGGAGCAGGCACTGGCACCCGAACGCGCACAGCACCCGCAGCCGCAGCCGCACTACGGCAGCGCCACCACCGCCCCACGCCGCACGAACAGTTCGCGGAGCGCCTGCTTGCCGTGCTCAGTGGCCGCCGCCCCGTGCACTGGATGCTCGGGCACACCATCGGTGAGGCGTACGAGCAGCTGGTCCAGCTCGCCCCCCGAACTCCGCTGAGGACCCGGGGCACGCTCCCCGTCGTACGCCGCTGCGGCGGCTTCCACCCCCGCCCCGGCGTGGTCGAGGCCTTCGCGAGCATCGCGGCCGGCGAGCAGGTGCGGGCGATGGCGTTCCGGCTGGAGCGCGGCCAGGACCTGCGCTGGCGATGCGCCGCAGTCGAAATCGGCGGCACCCCGTCGGGCACGACCGACGCGACCCGAGCCAGGGCATAG